A DNA window from Ipomoea triloba cultivar NCNSP0323 chromosome 10, ASM357664v1 contains the following coding sequences:
- the LOC116032032 gene encoding uncharacterized protein LOC116032032, with protein MDHQGSGNRVEANPELGSTAQSVGETRIAIEVDEKDENSVRRGDDEEEGFCCGEDLERVCRICHLNAKDMKNSKDLIIELGCNCKGELGFAHLHCAEAWFKLKGNRLCEICGETVKNVRGVGDARFMEEWNDGGASAAESGKSCWNGQPFCNFLMACLVITLLLPWFLRVDIF; from the exons ATGGATCATCAAGGATCCGGTAATCGGGTAGAAGCTAATCCGGAACTGGGTTCGACTGCGCAAAGTGTGGGCGAGACGAGAATCGCGATTGAAGTTGATGAAAAGGATGAGAATTCAGTGAGGCGAGGTGATGATGAGGAGGAGGGATTTTGTTGTGGGGAGGATTTGGAAAGGGTGTGCAGAATATGCCATTTGAATGCGAAAGATATGAAGAATTCAAAGGATTTGATTATTGAGCTGGGTTGTAATTGTAAAGGGGAGCTTGGATTTGCCCATTTGCATTGCGCAGAGGCATGGTTTAAGCTCAAAGGAAAcag GTTATGCGAAATATGTGGGGAGACGGTGAAAAACGTGAGAGGCGTGGGCGATGCGAGGTTCATGGAAGAGTGGAACGACGGGGGAGCTAGCGCTGCAGAAAGCGGTAAGAGTTGCTGGAATGGACAGCCATTCTGCAACTTCTTGATGGCCTGCCTGGTTATAACGTTGTTACTTCCTTGGTTTTTACGAGTGGATATCTTTTGA
- the LOC116031930 gene encoding receptor-like protein 51: MAARLLLSLTLLLLLPPPTLSATIAPAKPPSAAPKPPHSSAPTAPSPKSSPSPAAISSSTLDPKQLRALQSLSIPTSKDPCSPLHNSTTVCDGATPFRHLVSLKIANCSDDVALSLTALKSLSTLKDLEFLDCPISPIRFPAELAANLRSFTAVNSLKKLTGVWLSRLQNLTDLTVSHVSITASGPSIILNSIKNLRTVTVSHANLTGFLPKHWHPNLSYVDLSGNKLKGKIPPMLTELENLVFLNLSSNSLNGSIPTTFGDLTSLKNVSLSSNSLSGPIPDSLAAIPELIHLDLGSNQLNGTIPKFISDMKALKYLNLEKNNFKGVLPFNASFIKKLAVLKIGENSNLCYNHSTLSSKLKLGIAPCDKHGLPMSPPASSGAIASDSSDEDYEDDDDEPRHHSHGPSKVVLGIAITLSLIVFLIIFLVLLSKCCK; this comes from the coding sequence ATGGCGGCGCGTTTACTCCTCTCTCTAACTCTCCTCCTCCTTCTCCCGCCTCCCACTCTCTCCGCCACCATTGCCCCGGCTAAACCGCCCTCTGCGGCTCCCAAACCGCCGCATTCCTCTGCTCCGACCGCCCCTTCACCGAAATCCTCTCCTTCTCCGGCGGCGATTTCCTCTTCCACTCTCGACCCAAAGCAGCTAAGAGCTCTGCAATCTTTGAGTATTCCCACCTCCAAAGATCCCTGCTCGCCCCTCCACAACTCCACCACCGTCTGCGACGGCGCCACGCCCTTCCGCCACCTCGTCTCCCTCAAGATCGCCAATTGCTCCGACGACGTCGCATTGTCGCTTACCGCCCTCAAATCGTTGTCTACTTTGAAGGATTTGGAGTTTCTCGACTGCCCCATTTCCCCAATCCGCTTCCCCGCCGAGCTGGCGGCGAATCTCCGCTCATTCACCGCCGTTAACAGCCTCAAGAAGCTCACCGGAGTCTGGCTTAGCCGCCTCCAAAATCTAACCGACTTAACGGTCTCCCACGTCTCCATAACCGCCTCCGGCCCTTCCATTATCCTTAATAGCATCAAAAACCTCAGAACCGTCACCGTTTCTCACGCGAATCTCACGGGATTTCTCCCCAAACATTGGCACCCGAATCTCTCCTATGTCGATCTATCCGGAAATAAGCTCAAAGGAAAAATCCCCCCAATGCTAACCGAGCTGGAAAATCTTGTTTTCTTAAATCTTTCCTCCAATTCACTAAATGGCTCAATCCCCACTACTTTTGGGGACTTAACATCCCTAAAAAACGTATCTTTATCTTCAAATTCTCTCTCAGGACCCATCCCGGATTCATTAGCCGCCATTCCCGAGCTTATTCATCTCGATCTAGGCTCTAATCAGCTCAACGGGACAATCCCCAAattcatctcagatatgaagGCTCTCAAGTACTTAAACCTCGAAAAAAACAACTTCAAAGGGGTTTTGCCCTTCAACGCCTCGTTCATCAAGAAACTAGCCGTTCTCAAGATCGGCGAAAACTCAAATCTTTGCTACAACCACTCTACATTGTCTTCGAAGCTCAAGCTCGGGATTGCGCCCTGCGATAAGCACGGCTTGCCTATGTCGCCGCCGGCGTCTTCCGGCGCCATTGCCAGCGACAGCAGCGACGAGGATTACGAGGATGACGACGATGAACCCAGGCACCATAGCCATGGCCCAAGTAAGGTTGTTCTTGGCATTGCAATTACGCTGTCGTTGATCGTTTTCCTCATTATTTTCCTAGTTCTGTTGTCCAAATGCTGTAAATGA